The proteins below come from a single Oerskovia jenensis genomic window:
- a CDS encoding SulP family inorganic anion transporter gives MTEPARSRSFTGLFPTLRGYRPASLRTDVLAGLTAGAVVVPQAMAYATIADLPVQYGLYTCMLPMVVYAALGGSRALSMSTTSTIATLVATSLVGISTLSGGGDSEARIRGLATLTVLVGVILLVARLVRLGSLVENISHATLTGIKASVGLTVAVGQVPKLLGARETLHGHGFVPELRAAARALTDINGTTVALSLVSLAALVGISRAWPRLPAPLIVVAGGILASAFGGITERGVSLVSPIPAGLPAIVLPRLGDVPHLLPAAAAIAIMAFLESVAVAREVRDRKDARIDPDQELLAVGAASLVGGFTAVIPAAGGFSQSAVAQRAGARSQLVSVVTALLAVLVALFLAPVLDHMPEATLGAVVLVATLGLVDVREFRNLTRFDLSELWIALATTLVGLVSGLLAGVATGVLLTLFIVLRDLDRPQVEVLVRGPDGWDVAGQTPTGGPTRTGAGPTRTSGTSGTSVTPDEPLVLRLRSMLYTANVRPTLERVLELVQAASARTVILDTSAMDWVSSTVVDELEGLDDELAAHRCRLVLAELDPRLGQRLRRSGWFREVEADGRVVRTVEEAVEPSTAPGASSGPAGPAPDHPTDAPPSGRGTPPVPPGSSAGT, from the coding sequence ATGACGGAGCCCGCACGGTCGCGCTCGTTCACCGGCCTCTTCCCCACGCTCCGCGGCTACCGCCCGGCCTCCCTGCGCACCGACGTCCTGGCCGGCCTGACCGCGGGGGCGGTGGTCGTGCCGCAGGCCATGGCGTACGCGACCATCGCGGACCTCCCCGTCCAGTACGGCCTCTACACGTGCATGCTGCCGATGGTCGTCTACGCAGCCCTCGGCGGGTCCCGCGCGCTGAGCATGTCGACGACCTCGACCATCGCGACCCTCGTCGCGACCTCCCTCGTCGGGATCTCGACCCTCAGCGGGGGCGGCGACTCCGAGGCACGGATCCGCGGGCTCGCCACCCTGACCGTCCTGGTCGGAGTGATCCTGCTCGTCGCGCGCCTCGTACGGCTCGGTTCCCTCGTCGAGAACATCAGCCACGCGACGCTCACGGGCATCAAGGCGAGCGTGGGCCTGACCGTGGCCGTGGGACAGGTCCCCAAGCTGCTCGGTGCCCGCGAGACGCTCCACGGGCACGGGTTCGTGCCCGAGCTGCGCGCCGCGGCCCGCGCACTGACGGATATCAACGGCACGACCGTGGCCCTCTCGCTCGTCTCGCTCGCCGCCCTCGTCGGCATCAGCCGGGCCTGGCCGAGACTGCCCGCTCCCCTGATCGTCGTGGCCGGCGGGATCCTCGCGTCCGCGTTCGGCGGCATCACCGAGCGCGGAGTCTCTCTCGTCTCCCCCATCCCCGCGGGACTTCCCGCGATCGTCCTGCCCCGCCTCGGTGACGTGCCCCACCTGCTGCCCGCGGCCGCGGCCATCGCGATCATGGCGTTCCTCGAGTCCGTCGCGGTCGCGCGCGAGGTCCGCGACCGCAAGGACGCCCGCATCGACCCCGACCAGGAGCTGCTCGCCGTCGGGGCCGCGAGCCTCGTGGGCGGCTTCACCGCGGTCATCCCCGCGGCGGGCGGCTTCAGCCAGTCCGCGGTCGCCCAGCGGGCCGGGGCGCGCAGCCAGCTCGTGAGCGTCGTGACCGCGCTCCTCGCGGTCCTCGTCGCGCTCTTCCTCGCCCCCGTGCTCGACCACATGCCCGAGGCCACGCTCGGCGCCGTCGTGCTCGTGGCCACGCTCGGCCTCGTGGACGTGCGAGAGTTCCGCAACCTCACCCGCTTCGACCTGTCCGAGCTCTGGATCGCGCTCGCGACCACGCTCGTCGGGCTCGTGTCCGGACTGCTGGCCGGCGTGGCCACCGGGGTCCTCCTGACGCTGTTCATCGTCCTGCGCGACCTCGACCGGCCCCAGGTCGAGGTCCTGGTGCGCGGCCCCGACGGGTGGGACGTCGCCGGGCAGACCCCGACGGGCGGGCCGACCAGGACGGGCGCCGGGCCGACCAGGACGAGCGGCACGAGCGGCACGAGCGTGACGCCCGACGAACCGCTCGTGCTGCGCCTGCGCTCGATGCTCTACACGGCAAACGTCCGCCCGACCCTCGAGCGGGTCCTCGAGCTCGTCCAGGCCGCGAGCGCCCGCACCGTGATCCTGGACACGAGCGCCATGGACTGGGTGTCCTCGACCGTGGTGGACGAGCTCGAGGGGCTCGACGACGAGCTCGCCGCGCACCGCTGCCGCCTGGTCCTCGCCGAGCTCGACCCGAGGCTCGGGCAGCGGCTGCGCAGGTCGGGGTGGTTCCGCGAGGTGGAGGCCGACGGTCGCGTGGTGCGCACGGTCGAGGAGGCCGTCGAGCCGTCGACCGCGCCTGGCGCGAGCAGCGGTCCGGCCGGCCCGGCGCCGGACCACCCGACGGACGCGCCGCCGTCGGGCCGGGGAACCCCGCCTGTTCCGCCCGGTTCGTCCGCCGGGACGTGA
- a CDS encoding DUF2277 domain-containing protein yields MCRNITALRGLEPPATDEEIQAAALQFVRKVAGVQSVSASTRGPVDAAVAEIAATVTRLLAELPERRQPPSTVPPLRRAEVRARIATREAAEAEHARAHELGLVHEH; encoded by the coding sequence ATGTGCCGAAACATCACCGCTCTGCGCGGGCTCGAGCCCCCGGCGACCGACGAGGAGATCCAGGCCGCTGCCCTCCAGTTCGTCCGCAAGGTCGCCGGCGTCCAGTCGGTGAGCGCGTCCACGCGCGGCCCCGTCGACGCTGCGGTCGCCGAGATCGCTGCGACCGTCACGCGCCTGCTGGCCGAGCTGCCCGAACGTCGTCAGCCACCGAGCACGGTCCCACCCTTGCGGCGCGCAGAGGTCCGCGCCCGGATCGCCACCCGCGAGGCGGCCGAGGCCGAGCACGCGCGGGCCCACGAGCTCGGCCTCGTCCACGAGCACTGA
- a CDS encoding chorismate-binding protein translates to MRRGSRSDALDEALTEPESWRSDLHGDHVSGPGDRRASGPAAAPREARTGFASFAGRQGSGVVECIDLAVDCARLAEGLWFVVADYEDPAHGGRARAWRFAHHGRAGADLPADATPSDGGRDWRGPAPDAWHSSLSRDEYQAAVAAVRHAVHEGDVYQANICRVLAAPLPAGDAEPDAGALARVLAAGNPAPYAGAIHVPAASGVDPVWVVTASPELFLRLEGGVLSSGPIKGTAATEDGLREKDRTENVMITDLVRNDLQRVSEPGSVEVTDLLAVEAHPGLVHLVSRVQGQVEVDQDAPGGLWGQVLDATFPPASVSGAPKSSALRIIRELERGPRGPYCGAVGWIDGDTGEAELAVGIRTFWWADDELRFGTGAGITWGSDPVEEWEETELKAARLVALASGGSAAD, encoded by the coding sequence ATGAGGCGCGGGTCACGCTCCGACGCCCTCGACGAGGCGTTGACCGAACCCGAATCCTGGCGCTCTGACCTGCACGGGGACCACGTGAGCGGTCCGGGGGACCGCCGGGCGTCGGGTCCTGCGGCGGCGCCTCGCGAGGCCAGGACGGGGTTCGCGTCCTTCGCCGGCCGTCAGGGCTCGGGCGTCGTCGAGTGCATCGACCTCGCCGTGGACTGCGCACGCCTGGCCGAAGGGCTCTGGTTCGTGGTCGCCGACTACGAGGACCCCGCGCACGGCGGGCGGGCCCGTGCGTGGCGCTTCGCCCACCACGGGAGGGCCGGGGCCGACCTGCCCGCAGACGCGACGCCGTCGGACGGGGGGAGGGACTGGCGCGGGCCCGCACCCGACGCCTGGCACAGCTCGCTGTCCCGCGACGAGTACCAGGCCGCCGTGGCGGCCGTCCGGCACGCCGTGCACGAAGGCGACGTCTACCAGGCGAACATCTGCCGCGTGCTGGCCGCGCCCCTGCCCGCGGGAGACGCAGAGCCCGACGCCGGGGCGCTCGCGCGCGTCCTCGCCGCGGGCAACCCCGCCCCCTACGCGGGCGCGATCCACGTCCCGGCGGCGAGCGGTGTCGACCCCGTGTGGGTCGTGACGGCTTCCCCCGAGCTGTTCCTGCGGCTCGAGGGCGGTGTCCTGTCCTCGGGGCCCATCAAGGGCACGGCAGCCACCGAGGACGGTCTGCGAGAGAAGGACCGTACCGAGAACGTCATGATCACCGACCTCGTGCGCAACGACCTGCAGCGGGTGAGCGAGCCCGGCTCGGTCGAGGTCACCGACCTCCTGGCTGTCGAGGCCCACCCGGGCCTCGTGCACCTCGTCTCGCGCGTGCAGGGGCAGGTGGAGGTCGATCAGGACGCCCCCGGTGGTCTGTGGGGGCAGGTGCTCGACGCGACGTTCCCGCCCGCGTCGGTCTCCGGGGCGCCCAAGTCGTCGGCGCTGCGGATCATCCGCGAGCTCGAGCGCGGCCCGCGCGGCCCGTACTGCGGGGCCGTCGGCTGGATCGACGGCGACACGGGGGAGGCCGAGCTCGCCGTCGGGATCCGGACGTTCTGGTGGGCCGACGACGAGCTGCGCTTCGGGACGGGCGCGGGCATCACGTGGGGGAGCGACCCTGTCGAGGAGTGGGAGGAGACCGAGCTCAAGGCCGCGCGGCTCGTCGCGCTCGCCTCGGGCGGGTCTGCGGCAGACTGA
- a CDS encoding aminotransferase class IV: protein MSIVVWVDGSFVEPRERALSALDHGVTVGDGIFETCAVYGGQAFALTRHLRRLARSAAGMGLPAPDEARIRDGVAQVLAAAGESAGRLRITVTGGFGPMGSGREDGEETIVIAAGPAAPGPTSRAVRSPWVRNERSAVAGLKTTSYAENVVALADAVARGGDEAILANTVGELCEGTGANVLVEVGGELLTPPLSSGCLAGITRELLLEWAAEDGLPVVEAALPFSVLDRVVVSGPDGGASSSVGLALAGSVRNIQPVVSLDGVDVAVGPLSLAARELFDRRRRERMDP, encoded by the coding sequence ATGTCGATCGTCGTGTGGGTGGATGGGTCCTTCGTCGAGCCGCGGGAGCGTGCCCTGAGCGCGCTCGACCACGGCGTGACCGTGGGGGACGGGATCTTCGAGACGTGCGCCGTGTACGGCGGGCAGGCGTTCGCGCTGACGCGTCACCTGCGGCGCCTTGCGCGGTCCGCGGCCGGGATGGGCCTGCCCGCGCCGGACGAGGCGCGCATCCGCGACGGCGTCGCGCAGGTCCTCGCCGCAGCGGGCGAGAGCGCGGGACGCCTGCGCATCACGGTCACGGGCGGGTTCGGACCCATGGGCTCGGGTCGCGAGGACGGCGAGGAGACGATCGTGATCGCCGCGGGCCCCGCGGCGCCCGGGCCCACGTCACGCGCCGTGCGCTCACCCTGGGTGCGCAACGAACGCTCGGCCGTGGCCGGGCTCAAGACGACCTCGTACGCCGAGAACGTCGTCGCGCTCGCCGACGCCGTCGCGCGCGGAGGCGACGAGGCGATCCTGGCCAACACGGTCGGTGAGCTGTGCGAGGGCACGGGGGCCAACGTGCTCGTCGAGGTCGGCGGCGAGCTCCTGACGCCCCCGCTGTCGTCGGGCTGCCTCGCGGGCATCACGCGCGAGCTGCTCCTGGAGTGGGCCGCGGAGGACGGCCTGCCGGTCGTGGAGGCCGCCCTCCCGTTCTCGGTCCTCGACCGGGTCGTCGTCTCCGGGCCCGACGGCGGAGCCTCCTCGAGCGTGGGCCTCGCCCTCGCGGGGAGCGTGCGCAACATCCAGCCGGTGGTCTCGCTCGACGGCGTCGACGTGGCGGTGGGGCCTCTGTCGCTCGCTGCGCGGGAGCTGTTTGACCGTCGGCGGCGCGAGCGCATGGACCCCTGA
- a CDS encoding PLDc N-terminal domain-containing protein produces MAHKKSWSDLSSGKKALVVVGSLVQISLTVAGYRDLARRSPDEVEGPKIAWGVAMLVNWVGPIAYFARGRKGLGLNT; encoded by the coding sequence ATGGCACACAAGAAGTCGTGGAGCGACCTGAGCAGCGGCAAGAAGGCGTTGGTGGTGGTCGGCTCGCTCGTACAGATCTCGCTCACGGTCGCGGGCTATCGCGACCTGGCCAGACGATCGCCCGACGAGGTCGAGGGCCCGAAGATCGCGTGGGGCGTGGCGATGCTCGTGAACTGGGTGGGCCCGATCGCCTACTTCGCGAGGGGGCGCAAGGGGCTGGGCCTCAACACGTGA
- a CDS encoding MATE family efflux transporter, producing MSSSTLESPVTTDVAGTNHWYLSSAPIVRALVHLCVPMAAAMIVGAVYNVINAGFVGSLHDSALLAAITFGTPLLGLVMAIGGVFGVGGGALVSRMLGSAEHDPAKAGEIKHVSSFAVWGSVIAGAAFGGLGLLLLQPLVSLLGAHTAARPATTAYVGVMLAFVPVLTAAFCLEQLVRAEGAARQVMIGLVGSTVANVVLDVLFILVLHQGVAGAALAMGLSNIALVAYFVRWLHRNSEHVSLAPRWFTLSPAVLRPVFGVGVSELLQASFLIVTSLVLNNLAVAYGDSALGAMGVAVRIAQVPEFLVMGVTLGILPLLAYAYGKGDRDRLRSALRVSALTVGGIAVVSAATVLTFREPLFSAFSADSSMLAIGVTILTAQLVAMVMNGFTGLLTSLFQATGRATPAIVISMTQGLVFLPIVILGNLWFGLSGIVWSLTVSEAVVFLVAVVMWLASRRAIDRGLAEGSAERGEQALPQADV from the coding sequence ATGAGCTCCAGCACTCTCGAGTCCCCGGTGACCACGGACGTCGCCGGCACCAATCACTGGTACCTCTCGTCCGCGCCGATCGTCCGAGCCCTGGTGCACCTGTGCGTGCCCATGGCGGCCGCGATGATCGTCGGCGCCGTCTACAACGTCATCAACGCCGGCTTCGTCGGCTCCCTGCACGACAGCGCGCTCCTGGCCGCCATCACGTTCGGGACGCCGCTGCTCGGGCTCGTCATGGCGATCGGCGGCGTGTTCGGCGTCGGGGGCGGCGCGCTCGTCTCCCGGATGCTCGGCTCGGCGGAGCACGACCCGGCGAAGGCCGGCGAGATCAAGCACGTCTCGTCCTTCGCCGTCTGGGGGTCCGTGATCGCGGGGGCGGCGTTCGGCGGCCTGGGGCTGCTCCTGCTGCAGCCCCTCGTCTCGCTGCTGGGCGCCCACACCGCCGCCCGACCAGCGACCACCGCGTACGTCGGCGTGATGCTGGCCTTCGTCCCTGTCCTCACGGCGGCGTTCTGCCTCGAACAGCTCGTGCGGGCCGAGGGAGCCGCGCGCCAGGTGATGATCGGGCTCGTCGGCTCCACGGTCGCCAACGTCGTGCTCGACGTCCTGTTCATCCTCGTGCTGCACCAGGGCGTCGCCGGCGCAGCCCTCGCGATGGGACTGTCCAACATCGCGCTCGTCGCCTACTTCGTGCGCTGGCTGCACCGCAACAGCGAGCACGTGAGCCTCGCGCCGCGGTGGTTCACGCTCTCGCCCGCCGTGCTCAGGCCGGTCTTCGGCGTCGGTGTGAGCGAGCTGCTCCAGGCGTCCTTCCTGATCGTCACGTCCCTGGTGCTCAACAACCTCGCCGTCGCCTACGGCGACAGCGCGCTCGGCGCCATGGGCGTCGCAGTCCGCATCGCACAGGTGCCCGAGTTCCTCGTGATGGGCGTCACGCTCGGCATCCTGCCCCTGCTCGCGTACGCCTACGGCAAGGGAGATCGCGATCGCCTCCGCTCGGCCCTGCGCGTCTCCGCGCTCACGGTGGGTGGTATCGCCGTGGTCTCGGCAGCAACCGTGCTCACCTTCCGCGAGCCGCTGTTCTCCGCCTTCTCGGCCGACTCCTCGATGCTCGCGATCGGCGTCACGATCCTCACGGCGCAGCTCGTCGCGATGGTCATGAACGGGTTCACCGGCCTTCTCACCTCGCTCTTCCAGGCGACAGGGCGCGCCACCCCGGCGATCGTGATCTCGATGACACAGGGCCTCGTGTTCCTCCCGATCGTGATCCTCGGAAACCTCTGGTTCGGGCTCTCGGGCATCGTGTGGTCCCTGACCGTGTCCGAGGCCGTCGTGTTCCTCGTCGCCGTCGTGATGTGGCTCGCCTCCCGCCGAGCGATCGATCGCGGGCTCGCCGAGGGCAGCGCAGAACGCGGTGAGCAGGCACTCCCACAGGCCGACGTCTGA
- a CDS encoding MarR family winged helix-turn-helix transcriptional regulator, giving the protein MSEQDIRFSSSLELVRWIGWAQRKIGEDWIRERGLSHEQAFVLGYLVQNPGAIQRDIAEVSRTSAASVSSLLQGLERRGLIERRTQSGDERRKRVFATTAGAELIAGFDVAMAAADETILAPLTPEERATLLTLLTKITAELPRPSRS; this is encoded by the coding sequence ATGAGCGAACAGGACATCAGATTCTCCAGCAGCCTCGAGCTGGTCCGCTGGATCGGATGGGCCCAGCGCAAGATCGGCGAGGACTGGATCCGGGAACGTGGCCTCAGCCACGAGCAGGCCTTCGTGCTCGGGTATCTCGTGCAGAACCCCGGTGCGATCCAGCGAGACATCGCCGAGGTCAGCCGGACGAGCGCCGCGAGCGTCTCGAGCCTCCTGCAGGGGCTCGAGCGTCGTGGGCTGATCGAGCGCCGCACGCAGAGCGGTGACGAACGGCGCAAGCGCGTCTTCGCCACCACGGCCGGTGCCGAGCTCATCGCAGGGTTCGACGTCGCGATGGCCGCGGCCGACGAGACGATTCTCGCCCCGTTGACCCCGGAGGAGCGCGCCACCCTGCTCACCCTGCTCACGAAGATCACCGCCGAGCTGCCGCGCCCCTCCCGCTCGTAG
- a CDS encoding serine hydrolase domain-containing protein — MRRRGKIAWGITGGVTALLLAGVGTLSHLSRPLSRSEVDQAIEERLRSAVDAEPTLSSALLTVYSGPEDRLLQYAVGTERAGSDVPARTDSTYHSASVGKSMLATVYGQLVDEGTLTFDAPVATWLDAETLAGLFVVDGTDHAPEVTIGQLLSHTSGVADYFEGPVTSGTPILERVAHDPDHLFTPQELVAFSRDHQEPVGSPGETFAYSDTGYVLLGLALEEIEGAPYAQVLDDRLFVPLGMADSHLLIEFGEAAEILSLTADGQDISQRNALSVDWAGGGVVTTMDDLLLFLRALTGGELVSEETLATLTAFEHDVDKGIGYGMGMMQFRFSDLSPLLFAMSDLQGAVGATGTYALYDPSGDTYYIANFGSLDYRQKAIEELVQVRLLVDRLKD; from the coding sequence ATGAGACGGCGCGGGAAGATCGCCTGGGGGATCACGGGAGGCGTCACGGCGTTGCTCCTGGCAGGGGTGGGCACCCTGAGCCATCTGAGTCGTCCGCTGTCGCGGTCCGAGGTCGACCAGGCGATCGAGGAGCGGCTGCGCAGTGCGGTCGACGCCGAACCGACTCTGTCCTCCGCGCTGCTCACCGTGTACTCAGGTCCCGAGGACCGCCTCCTGCAGTACGCGGTCGGCACCGAGCGCGCGGGCAGTGACGTCCCCGCGCGCACCGACAGCACCTACCACTCGGCGAGCGTGGGCAAGTCGATGCTCGCGACCGTCTACGGGCAGCTCGTCGACGAGGGCACGCTCACGTTCGACGCCCCGGTCGCGACCTGGCTGGACGCCGAGACCCTCGCCGGGCTGTTCGTCGTGGACGGCACCGATCACGCACCCGAGGTGACGATCGGACAGCTCCTGTCCCACACCTCTGGCGTCGCCGACTACTTCGAAGGACCGGTGACCTCGGGCACCCCGATCCTCGAGCGGGTCGCGCACGACCCCGACCACCTCTTCACGCCGCAGGAGCTGGTCGCGTTCTCGCGCGACCACCAGGAACCGGTCGGCTCTCCGGGCGAGACCTTCGCCTACTCGGACACCGGCTACGTGCTGCTGGGGCTCGCGCTCGAGGAGATCGAGGGCGCGCCCTACGCGCAGGTCCTCGACGACCGCCTGTTCGTGCCGCTCGGCATGGCCGACAGCCACCTCCTGATCGAGTTCGGCGAGGCCGCGGAGATCTTGTCCCTGACGGCCGACGGCCAGGACATCAGTCAGCGGAACGCGCTGTCGGTCGACTGGGCGGGCGGGGGAGTGGTGACCACGATGGACGACCTGCTGCTCTTCCTGCGGGCTCTGACGGGCGGCGAGCTCGTCTCGGAGGAGACGCTCGCCACCCTGACGGCCTTCGAGCACGACGTCGACAAGGGCATCGGCTACGGCATGGGCATGATGCAGTTCCGTTTCTCGGACCTCTCCCCGCTCCTGTTCGCGATGTCCGACCTGCAGGGCGCGGTCGGCGCCACCGGGACGTACGCGCTGTACGATCCGAGCGGTGACACGTACTACATCGCGAACTTCGGCTCGCTCGACTACCGCCAGAAGGCGATCGAGGAGCTCGTGCAGGTCCGGTTGCTGGTCGACCGGCTGAAGGACTAG
- a CDS encoding LytTR family DNA-binding domain-containing protein, protein MVRLVCSQAVGERLRRELATAGIPVDDDGWALVERGFDAPDGRPAILFDPLDHVEVVRMLATGLREGTTGPPRMLTGQSGTSFTVIAPREVRYFEAVADGIVACTATGRYRVRETLAHYETAWAGLGFLRVNKSQLVNLLHVSEIVPWFNSRYVLRLTGGAELEVSRTYAKRLRSALKM, encoded by the coding sequence ATGGTGCGGCTGGTCTGCTCGCAGGCGGTGGGTGAGAGGCTCCGTCGGGAGCTCGCCACCGCCGGGATCCCGGTGGACGACGACGGGTGGGCCCTCGTCGAGCGCGGCTTCGACGCCCCCGACGGACGCCCGGCCATCCTCTTCGACCCTCTCGACCACGTGGAGGTCGTACGAATGCTCGCGACCGGGCTGCGCGAGGGGACCACGGGCCCACCCCGGATGCTCACGGGCCAGAGCGGGACGTCGTTCACGGTCATCGCCCCGCGTGAGGTGCGCTACTTCGAGGCCGTGGCCGACGGGATCGTCGCGTGCACCGCGACCGGGCGCTACCGCGTGCGGGAGACGCTGGCGCACTACGAGACGGCCTGGGCGGGGCTCGGCTTCCTCCGCGTGAACAAGTCGCAGCTCGTGAACCTCCTGCACGTGAGCGAGATCGTGCCCTGGTTCAACTCGCGCTACGTGCTCCGGCTGACCGGTGGGGCCGAGCTGGAAGTGTCCAGGACCTACGCCAAGCGCCTGCGCAGCGCCCTGAAGATGTGA
- a CDS encoding hemolysin family protein produces MSNPWVVVAITVVIIALSAFFVAVEFALLAAKRHRLEDAAPSSRSARAALRSSTELTVLLAGSQLGITACTLALGALTKPAVHHWLTPAFEAWGAPLWVADAAGFVLALIIVTFLHLVVGEMAPKSWAIAHPETSATLLAIPMRGFMWLTRPLLTGLNNMANWCLVKVGVEPTGQVASGQSADDLRHLVEHSANVGALDPAYFAQLSGALDLQTLTVGDLLTGREKPTMVPLEATVHDVQEATRTSGHLRILLGDDTAISGVVHVRDTLDVDGDRPARDLMRPPFTLESSVPVYAALAQMRETRNHLAVVTEGTRVAGVIALSDVMARLFPREVAAA; encoded by the coding sequence ATGAGCAACCCCTGGGTCGTCGTGGCCATCACCGTCGTCATCATCGCGCTGAGCGCGTTCTTCGTCGCCGTCGAGTTCGCGCTGCTCGCGGCCAAGCGGCACCGCCTGGAGGACGCCGCGCCGAGCAGCCGGTCGGCCCGTGCCGCGCTGCGCAGCTCGACCGAGCTGACCGTGCTGCTCGCCGGTTCCCAGCTCGGGATCACGGCCTGCACCCTGGCGCTCGGCGCCCTCACCAAGCCGGCCGTCCACCACTGGCTCACGCCCGCGTTCGAGGCGTGGGGGGCACCGCTGTGGGTCGCGGACGCCGCCGGGTTCGTCCTCGCGCTGATCATCGTGACGTTCCTGCACCTGGTGGTCGGTGAGATGGCACCCAAGTCGTGGGCCATCGCCCACCCCGAGACGTCGGCCACCCTGCTGGCCATCCCCATGCGCGGCTTCATGTGGCTGACCCGCCCCCTGCTGACGGGGCTCAACAACATGGCCAACTGGTGCCTGGTCAAGGTCGGCGTCGAGCCGACGGGTCAGGTCGCCTCGGGCCAGAGCGCCGACGACCTGCGACACCTCGTCGAGCACTCGGCCAACGTGGGCGCCCTGGACCCGGCGTACTTCGCGCAGCTCTCCGGCGCGCTGGACCTGCAGACCCTCACCGTGGGCGACCTGCTCACCGGCCGGGAGAAGCCCACCATGGTCCCGCTGGAGGCGACCGTGCACGACGTGCAGGAAGCCACCCGCACGTCGGGCCACCTGCGGATCCTGCTCGGCGACGACACCGCCATCTCAGGAGTCGTGCACGTGCGCGACACCCTCGACGTGGACGGCGACCGGCCCGCGAGGGACCTCATGCGACCGCCCTTCACGCTCGAGTCGTCCGTCCCGGTCTACGCGGCCCTCGCGCAGATGCGCGAGACCCGCAACCACCTGGCGGTCGTGACCGAGGGGACCAGGGTCGCCGGGGTCATCGCCCTGTCGGACGTCATGGCTCGGCTCTTCCCCCGGGAGGTCGCTGCGGCGTGA
- a CDS encoding hemolysin family protein, with translation MWVLTLLLGVVVIVAITAVTGYFVAQEFAYMAVDRSRLSARAGSGDAGAKRALAVTKRTSFMLSGAQLGITVTGLLVGYVAEPLVGESLGEALGGVGVPTGVGIAVGTVLALVFSTFVQMIFGELFPKNLAIARPEPVALWLARSTTIYLAVFGWLIKIFDQASNLLLKALRIEPVHDVEHSATARDLEHIVADSRQSGDLPGELSVLLDRILDFPERDVEHAMIPRARVDVVHVDDTLAEVRARMAAGHSRYPVLADDDQVVGVVHLVDVLTTAHPDEVRAQDFMRPVVVIPTAMSLPDALLELTETHNQLACVIDEYGGFAGVLTAEDLAEELVGEITDEHDPATPTIAPRDDDGIWVMPGDTHIDEVERAIGRDLPRGDYETIAGLVIDQHGSLLEPGEGIVVELPLDPADLALAAEPEPAWMRVDVIEVERHVPSLVRVTFPTDDRPVPTPDTAPTAAPETEEGDR, from the coding sequence ATGTGGGTGCTGACACTGCTTCTCGGCGTGGTCGTGATCGTGGCGATCACCGCCGTGACCGGCTACTTCGTCGCCCAGGAGTTCGCGTACATGGCCGTGGACCGGTCGCGCCTGAGCGCGCGCGCCGGCTCGGGAGACGCCGGCGCCAAGCGCGCCCTGGCGGTCACCAAGCGCACGTCCTTCATGCTCTCGGGCGCCCAGCTCGGCATCACGGTGACGGGACTGCTCGTCGGCTACGTCGCCGAGCCGCTCGTCGGTGAGTCCCTCGGTGAGGCGCTGGGCGGGGTCGGGGTCCCGACCGGCGTGGGCATCGCGGTGGGCACCGTGCTCGCACTGGTGTTCTCGACGTTCGTCCAGATGATCTTCGGCGAGCTGTTCCCCAAGAACCTCGCGATCGCCCGGCCCGAGCCGGTCGCCCTGTGGCTCGCCCGCTCGACGACCATCTACCTGGCAGTCTTCGGCTGGCTCATCAAGATCTTCGACCAGGCGTCGAACCTTCTCCTCAAGGCGCTGAGGATCGAGCCGGTCCACGACGTCGAGCACTCGGCGACGGCACGCGACCTCGAGCACATCGTCGCGGACTCCCGTCAGAGCGGCGACCTCCCCGGCGAGCTCTCGGTGCTCCTCGACCGCATCCTCGACTTCCCCGAGCGCGACGTCGAGCACGCGATGATCCCTCGAGCCCGCGTGGACGTCGTGCACGTCGACGACACCCTCGCCGAGGTCCGGGCACGGATGGCGGCAGGCCACTCCCGGTACCCGGTGCTGGCGGACGACGACCAGGTCGTCGGCGTGGTGCACCTGGTCGACGTGCTCACGACCGCCCACCCGGACGAGGTGCGCGCCCAGGACTTCATGCGCCCCGTGGTCGTGATCCCGACCGCGATGAGCCTGCCCGACGCCCTGCTGGAGCTGACCGAGACCCACAACCAGCTCGCGTGCGTGATCGACGAGTACGGCGGGTTCGCGGGCGTCCTGACGGCCGAGGACCTCGCCGAGGAGCTCGTGGGCGAGATCACCGACGAGCACGACCCCGCCACGCCGACCATCGCCCCGCGCGACGACGACGGCATCTGGGTCATGCCCGGGGACACGCACATCGACGAGGTCGAGCGCGCGATCGGCCGCGACCTGCCCCGTGGTGACTACGAGACGATCGCCGGTCTCGTGATCGACCAGCACGGCTCCCTGCTCGAACCCGGTGAGGGGATCGTGGTCGAGCTGCCGCTCGACCCCGCCGACCTCGCCCTCGCGGCCGAGCCCGAGCCCGCGTGGATGCGCGTCGACGTGATCGAGGTCGAGCGCCACGTCCCGTCGCTGGTCCGCGTGACCTTCCCGACCGACGACCGACCGGTCCCCACCCCCGACACAGCGCCCACCGCGGCGCCCGAGACCGAGGAGGGCGACCGATGA